One genomic segment of Alosa sapidissima isolate fAloSap1 chromosome 13, fAloSap1.pri, whole genome shotgun sequence includes these proteins:
- the LOC121681020 gene encoding P2X purinoceptor 7-like: MDTLGVEPYMYEPESEEESDVEEQPVAHRLQMTTSEWCTCGNCDRMPQERENICCREVPQVMRRMTQVPEEITCMIDHPGLEPVCLNIYSLQNAMNIYRADHGQLRIRGMERQCRHLAYRSFVSWCWGFLGRSVRVVIPSCVVLRIRREFPETSGQYVGFRPPLD, encoded by the exons ATGGACACATTAGGTGTTGAACCATATATGTATGAGCCAGAATCAGAGGAAGAATCTGATGTAGAGGAGCAACCAGTCGCCCATAGATTACAAATGACTACTTCAGAATG GTGTACGTGTGGAAACTGTGACCGCATGCCccaggagagagaaaatataTGTTGCCGGGAAGTACCCCAG GTCATGAGAAGAATGACCCAGGTTCCGGAGGAGATAACCTGTATGATTGACCATCCTGGCCTTGAACCGGTGTGCCTCAACATATATTCTTTACAAAATGCAATGAACATCTACAGAGCTGACCATGGGCAGTTGAGAATAAGAGGGATGGAAAG GCAATGCAGACACTTGGCCTACAGATCTTTCGTGAGCTGGTGCTGGGGTTTCCTTGGGCGAAGTGTCCGTGTTGTGATCCCCTCTTGTGTGGTGCTGCGCATACGGAGGGAGTTTCCGGAAACATCAGGGCAGTATGTCGGGTTCAGACCCCCCCTCGACTGA